One Desulfovibrio sp. Fe33 DNA segment encodes these proteins:
- a CDS encoding hemolysin family protein: MDEGSDSRFRTIFKKLFGNNDHQIEEHILEAKADGELESHEVSMLLNVLGLDQKLVEEIMVPRTDMVCADAASTVKDVAELIFTQGAHSRIPIYQDNKDHIFGVVHAKDLLEPLLKGELDRSVMELLRPAFFVAEDKPLDEVLAYFKREKLHMAIVQDEYGGTSGMVTMEDVLEEIVGEISDEYDEQRPDEIQDFPDGTFMVSGRAPLEDVNRKFGLDLESEEVDSIGGYLAAMAGRIPEPGALYTFSGWRFSIMEADERQIWTIKVEPLGQM, translated from the coding sequence TTGGACGAAGGTTCCGACAGTCGATTTCGTACTATCTTCAAGAAATTATTTGGCAATAACGATCATCAGATAGAGGAGCACATCCTCGAAGCCAAGGCTGACGGCGAGCTGGAAAGCCACGAGGTTTCCATGCTCCTGAACGTTCTGGGACTGGACCAAAAGCTCGTGGAAGAGATCATGGTCCCACGGACGGACATGGTGTGCGCCGACGCGGCAAGCACGGTCAAGGACGTGGCCGAGCTCATCTTCACCCAGGGCGCCCACTCGCGCATCCCCATCTACCAGGACAACAAGGATCACATCTTCGGAGTGGTCCACGCCAAGGACCTCCTCGAGCCTCTGCTCAAGGGGGAATTGGACCGGTCCGTGATGGAGCTTCTGCGGCCCGCCTTCTTTGTGGCCGAGGACAAGCCCCTGGACGAGGTGCTCGCCTACTTCAAGCGGGAAAAGCTCCACATGGCCATCGTTCAGGACGAGTACGGCGGAACGTCCGGCATGGTAACCATGGAGGATGTGCTCGAAGAAATCGTCGGCGAGATTTCTGACGAATACGATGAACAGCGTCCCGACGAAATCCAGGATTTCCCGGACGGCACCTTCATGGTCTCTGGCCGTGCGCCCCTTGAGGATGTCAACCGCAAGTTCGGTCTCGACCTTGAAAGCGAGGAAGTGGACTCCATCGGGGGCTACCTGGCCGCCATGGCCGGACGTATTCCCGAGCCGGGCGCGCTTTACACTTTCTCCGGATGGCGGTTCTCCATCATGGAAGCCGACGAGCGTCAGATCTGGACCATCAAGGTCGAACCTCTGGGGCAAATGTAA
- the mnmG gene encoding tRNA uridine-5-carboxymethylaminomethyl(34) synthesis enzyme MnmG, with protein MQRTGAIPAEFDLIVVGAGHAGCEAAVASARLGLKTLLLTINVDRIGHLSCNPAIGGLAKGHMVKEIDALGGMMGLWADAAGIQFRILNTRKGPAVRSSRAQIDRARYMQAVQGSVFSQENLWVFQDMGAAVLAENGRVSGLRTKLGEIFPARAVLLTTGTFLRGLMHIGLEHFSGGRMGDPAANSLSANLRELGFELGRLKTGTTPRLLRDSIDFTAMQEQPGDNPPVPFSFRNKSVSLPQVSCWLTYTNEQAHEAIRSGFDRSPMFTGIIEGTGARYCPSIEDKVARFPEKDRHQIFVEPEGLDSPEMYPSGIPTSLPFDVQKKMIRAIRGLENAQIVRPGYAIEYDFLPPTQLKPTLETKALPGLYCAGQINGTSGYEEAAAQGLWAALNAACKLRGMEPFLLSRDQAYMAVLVDDLVTKGTEEPYRMFTSRAEHRLLLREGNADERLTPLGRDIGLVDDDQWRLFTDKREKLQAVLEAMRTIRIKPDAPTRELLESIGASVPGKAVELAALLRQPQMEIGRLTPFLPELADMDGEVLCEAEVQVRYEGYLVKQEELVTKFKSLEDKVLPEDLDYSAVSGLTREVVEKLSRIQPRTLGQAGRISGVTPAALSCLEIHMKKLGLS; from the coding sequence ATGCAGCGCACAGGAGCGATCCCAGCCGAGTTCGACCTCATCGTGGTCGGCGCGGGCCATGCCGGTTGTGAGGCCGCCGTGGCCTCGGCCCGGCTCGGCCTGAAAACCCTGCTGTTGACCATCAATGTCGACCGCATCGGCCACCTCTCCTGCAACCCGGCCATCGGCGGCCTGGCCAAGGGCCATATGGTCAAGGAGATCGACGCCCTGGGCGGCATGATGGGACTGTGGGCCGACGCCGCCGGCATCCAATTCCGCATTCTGAATACAAGAAAGGGCCCGGCCGTCCGATCGAGCCGGGCCCAAATAGACCGCGCCCGCTACATGCAGGCGGTCCAAGGGTCAGTGTTTTCACAGGAAAACCTTTGGGTGTTCCAAGACATGGGCGCTGCGGTGCTGGCCGAAAACGGCCGCGTGTCCGGTCTGCGCACCAAACTGGGTGAGATATTCCCAGCCAGGGCCGTCCTCCTGACTACCGGCACATTCCTGCGCGGTCTGATGCATATCGGCCTGGAGCATTTCAGCGGCGGACGCATGGGCGATCCGGCAGCCAATTCCCTGTCCGCCAACCTGCGCGAGCTTGGCTTCGAGCTGGGCCGTCTCAAGACCGGCACCACGCCCCGCCTGCTCCGGGACTCCATAGACTTCACGGCCATGCAGGAACAGCCGGGCGACAACCCGCCCGTGCCTTTCAGCTTCCGAAACAAGTCCGTCTCCCTGCCCCAGGTGTCCTGCTGGCTGACCTATACCAACGAGCAGGCGCACGAGGCCATCCGCTCCGGCTTCGACCGTTCGCCCATGTTCACCGGAATCATTGAAGGAACCGGAGCGCGTTACTGCCCGTCGATCGAGGACAAGGTGGCCAGGTTCCCCGAAAAGGACCGGCACCAGATATTTGTCGAGCCGGAGGGACTGGACAGTCCGGAGATGTATCCGAGCGGCATCCCCACCAGCCTGCCCTTCGACGTCCAAAAAAAGATGATCCGGGCCATTCGCGGCCTCGAAAACGCCCAGATCGTCCGGCCTGGCTATGCCATCGAATACGATTTTCTCCCCCCCACGCAACTCAAGCCCACCTTGGAGACCAAGGCGCTCCCCGGGCTATACTGCGCGGGACAGATCAACGGCACGTCCGGTTATGAGGAAGCCGCGGCCCAAGGATTGTGGGCCGCCCTGAACGCGGCCTGCAAGCTGCGCGGGATGGAGCCCTTCCTGCTCTCCCGCGATCAGGCGTATATGGCCGTACTGGTGGACGATCTGGTGACCAAGGGCACTGAAGAACCCTACCGCATGTTCACGTCCCGAGCTGAGCACAGGCTGCTGCTGCGCGAAGGCAATGCCGATGAACGGCTGACGCCCTTGGGCCGTGATATTGGTCTCGTCGATGACGACCAGTGGCGGCTGTTCACCGACAAGCGGGAAAAACTTCAAGCAGTGCTTGAAGCAATGCGCACCATCCGCATCAAGCCCGACGCGCCCACGCGTGAGCTTCTCGAAAGTATCGGCGCGTCCGTGCCGGGCAAGGCTGTGGAACTGGCCGCCCTGCTGCGTCAGCCGCAAATGGAAATCGGCAGACTGACCCCGTTTCTCCCGGAACTGGCCGATATGGACGGAGAAGTGCTGTGCGAGGCCGAAGTCCAGGTGCGCTACGAGGGCTATCTGGTCAAGCAGGAGGAACTGGTGACAAAGTTCAAGTCCCTTGAGGACAAAGTCCTGCCCGAGGACCTGGACTATTCCGCAGTATCCGGCCTGACGCGAGAAGTCGTGGAAAAGTTGTCCCGCATACAGCCCAGGACCCTGGGCCAGGCCGGACGTATTTCCGGCGTCACTCCTGCGGCGCTCTCCTGCCTGGAAATCCACATGAAAAAACTCGGTCTATCGTAA
- a CDS encoding M20 family metallo-hydrolase, with protein sequence MDALFSELDNQTEKVVELQTKLSAIPALGPRNGGEGEKAKADFLLDYLKSMGIEDIREYNAPAPDVPCGYRPNIVAVIPGKNTERTLWIISHIDVVPPGDLGLWNSDPYAVQRDGDTLVGRGVEDNQQGMVSSILTAQALLDLKITPEINLGLIFVADEETGSAFGLEYMVAKHEDIFRQNDLFLIPDSGEPSSEMVEIAEKSMFWLKVTVIGKQCHASTPAQGINTMYPSAELILRIKELEALYPAEDAIYNPPCSTFQPTMREANVANVNTIPGRDVFYVDSRVMPEYDLEDVLATIKGFAAEVAEKYGVTIECEPAQWEQAAPATSADTEIVARTMASVRKIYNNNPRTVGVGGGTVAAILRRKGYPAVVWSTLNHAAHQPNEWSSIKNTINDAKVMADMLLTK encoded by the coding sequence ATGGACGCGCTCTTTTCCGAATTGGACAACCAGACCGAGAAGGTTGTCGAACTACAGACCAAACTTTCGGCCATTCCCGCACTCGGCCCCCGCAATGGCGGCGAAGGCGAGAAGGCCAAGGCCGACTTTCTGCTCGACTATCTCAAATCCATGGGTATCGAGGACATCCGCGAGTACAACGCGCCCGCTCCCGATGTGCCCTGCGGGTACCGGCCCAACATCGTGGCCGTCATCCCCGGCAAAAACACGGAAAGGACCCTGTGGATCATCTCCCACATCGACGTGGTCCCTCCGGGAGACCTCGGCCTCTGGAATTCCGATCCCTACGCGGTTCAGCGCGACGGCGATACGCTGGTCGGCCGGGGCGTCGAGGACAACCAGCAGGGCATGGTTTCTTCCATCCTGACGGCCCAAGCCCTGCTTGACCTGAAGATCACCCCCGAAATCAATCTTGGCCTCATTTTCGTGGCCGACGAAGAGACCGGCTCCGCTTTCGGCCTGGAATACATGGTCGCCAAGCATGAGGACATTTTCCGCCAGAACGATCTGTTCCTGATTCCCGACTCCGGCGAACCCTCCTCCGAAATGGTCGAGATCGCCGAAAAGTCCATGTTCTGGCTCAAAGTCACCGTCATCGGCAAGCAGTGCCACGCGTCCACCCCGGCCCAGGGCATCAACACCATGTACCCCAGCGCTGAACTCATTCTGCGCATCAAGGAACTGGAAGCCCTGTATCCTGCCGAGGACGCCATCTACAACCCGCCCTGCTCCACTTTCCAGCCCACCATGCGCGAAGCCAACGTGGCCAACGTGAACACCATCCCTGGACGGGACGTGTTCTATGTGGACAGCCGGGTGATGCCCGAATACGATCTGGAAGACGTCCTGGCCACCATCAAGGGGTTTGCCGCCGAAGTCGCCGAGAAATACGGCGTGACCATCGAGTGCGAGCCCGCCCAGTGGGAACAGGCCGCTCCGGCCACCTCGGCCGACACCGAGATCGTGGCCCGGACCATGGCTTCCGTGCGCAAGATCTACAACAACAATCCGCGCACCGTGGGCGTCGGCGGCGGCACGGTTGCCGCCATCCTGCGACGCAAGGGCTATCCCGCCGTGGTCTGGTCCACCCTGAACCACGCCGCGCACCAGCCCAACGAGTGGTCTTCCATCAAGAACACCATCAATGACGCCAAAGTCATGGCGGACATGCTGCTGACCAAATAG
- a CDS encoding PxxKW family cysteine-rich protein, translating to MAKKKSIVSLEGAVKTAEGLTYKGVIMEPIDEKCEGCDRIVPFEDVNYCPTYAQPSRKWASGVCNFATHMRAEMDKAGKVKVNPLKASKRAARGR from the coding sequence ATGGCCAAGAAAAAAAGTATCGTTTCCCTGGAAGGCGCCGTGAAGACCGCTGAAGGTCTGACCTACAAGGGCGTCATCATGGAACCCATTGATGAGAAATGCGAAGGTTGCGATCGTATCGTTCCCTTCGAAGACGTGAACTACTGCCCGACCTACGCGCAGCCCTCCCGCAAGTGGGCATCCGGTGTGTGCAACTTCGCCACTCACATGCGCGCCGAGATGGACAAGGCCGGAAAGGTCAAGGTCAACCCGCTGAAGGCTTCCAAGCGCGCCGCACGCGGTCGGTAG
- a CDS encoding amidohydrolase: MSSPAAEISPIACDLLVRADAIVTQDDARRVLTDAAVAIRDGIVVETGDYTGLEARYAPVQRLDMSGKMLLPGLVNGHTHLPMTLMRGFADDLPLMEWLERHIWPVEAHLDEDLLGVGAQLGCAELIRTGCTAFMNGYFHEEITGAAASNCGLRAVLGEGFFNFPSPFFPTAEACWETILKLEGRFRGDPLIRTAVTPHAAFTVSPEILKASFELAERLDVPWQTHLAESPTETSVCLGKYGMRPVEILRRNGLLSPRTTLHHCVDVTDEEIKLLAGAGVNVVHNPASNLKLCSGMSPVQKMLDAGVNVGLGTDGASSNNQLNMFRDMGLAALLGKVRHGDASALNAQTALDMATRRSARCLGWPELGRIEAGYPADMIALDLSSPNLMPVFSHVSHAVYAATGMEVCMTMVAGEVLYLYGEFRTLDLNGLRKEAMRCAKWVRHASGN; encoded by the coding sequence ATGTCGAGTCCCGCCGCTGAAATCTCGCCCATAGCCTGCGATCTGCTGGTCCGCGCCGATGCGATCGTCACCCAGGACGACGCACGCCGCGTCCTGACCGACGCGGCTGTCGCCATACGCGACGGCATTGTGGTCGAAACGGGTGATTACACGGGCCTTGAGGCGCGCTACGCACCCGTTCAACGGCTGGACATGTCGGGCAAGATGCTCTTGCCCGGACTGGTCAATGGGCATACCCATCTGCCCATGACCCTGATGAGAGGGTTTGCCGACGACCTTCCGCTCATGGAGTGGCTGGAGCGGCACATCTGGCCGGTGGAAGCCCATCTGGATGAGGATTTGCTCGGCGTCGGCGCACAACTTGGCTGCGCCGAGCTCATACGCACCGGATGCACGGCCTTCATGAACGGTTATTTCCACGAGGAAATCACTGGCGCGGCGGCATCGAACTGCGGCCTGCGCGCGGTCCTGGGCGAGGGGTTCTTCAACTTTCCCTCACCCTTCTTTCCTACGGCTGAGGCGTGTTGGGAGACCATACTGAAGCTGGAGGGACGGTTCCGCGGCGATCCGCTGATCCGCACGGCGGTCACGCCTCACGCGGCCTTCACCGTGTCCCCCGAGATTCTCAAGGCGAGCTTCGAGCTGGCCGAGAGACTGGACGTCCCGTGGCAAACCCATTTGGCTGAATCACCCACGGAAACATCCGTTTGCCTGGGCAAATACGGTATGCGCCCGGTGGAAATCCTGCGCAGGAACGGCCTTCTCTCGCCGCGCACGACACTGCACCATTGCGTGGACGTGACCGACGAGGAAATAAAGCTGCTTGCCGGGGCCGGGGTCAACGTGGTCCATAATCCGGCCTCCAACCTCAAGCTCTGTTCCGGCATGTCCCCGGTGCAAAAAATGCTCGACGCGGGCGTCAACGTGGGCCTGGGCACGGACGGCGCTTCAAGCAACAACCAATTGAACATGTTCCGCGATATGGGGCTGGCCGCCCTGCTGGGGAAAGTCCGCCATGGCGACGCTTCGGCGTTGAACGCCCAGACCGCCCTGGACATGGCCACCCGCCGCTCGGCCCGCTGCCTCGGCTGGCCCGAACTGGGCCGGATCGAAGCGGGATACCCGGCGGACATGATCGCCCTGGACCTGTCCTCGCCGAATCTAATGCCCGTATTCAGCCATGTGTCCCACGCGGTCTACGCCGCGACGGGCATGGAGGTCTGCATGACGATGGTCGCGGGCGAGGTTTTATACCTGTACGGCGAGTTCCGAACCCTCGATCTCAACGGCCTCCGCAAGGAGGCGATGCGTTGCGCGAAATGGGTCCGACATGCCTCCGGAAATTGA
- the mtnP gene encoding S-methyl-5'-thioadenosine phosphorylase, which produces MTKIGIIGGSGLDNPDLLRDARDIEVDTPYGKPSSPLKMGTIAGRDVALLARHGREHTIPPTFVNYRANIQALKDVGCTSILATTACGSLREEIDRGHLVILDQFIDFTRRRAVSFFEEFPPHGAVHTAMADPFDENLRGLFNQACDKLGLVHHKTGTVITIEGSRFSTRAESNMFRMWGADVINMSVAPECILANEAGLPYGAVAMSTDYDCWKTDEAPVTWEEILEVFKGNVEKVTSLLVEVISNMD; this is translated from the coding sequence ATGACCAAAATAGGCATTATCGGAGGCAGCGGCCTGGACAACCCTGACCTGTTGCGCGACGCCCGCGACATCGAAGTGGATACCCCCTACGGCAAGCCCTCTTCCCCCCTGAAGATGGGAACCATCGCGGGCCGGGACGTGGCGCTTCTCGCCCGGCACGGCCGCGAGCACACCATTCCGCCCACCTTCGTCAATTACCGGGCCAACATCCAGGCTCTCAAGGATGTCGGCTGCACAAGCATTCTCGCCACCACCGCGTGCGGCTCCCTGCGCGAGGAGATCGACCGTGGGCACCTGGTCATCCTGGATCAGTTCATCGACTTCACACGACGCAGGGCGGTTTCCTTCTTCGAGGAATTTCCGCCCCATGGCGCAGTGCACACGGCAATGGCCGATCCGTTCGACGAGAATCTGCGCGGCCTGTTCAACCAGGCGTGCGACAAGCTCGGCCTGGTTCATCACAAAACCGGCACGGTCATCACTATCGAGGGCTCAAGGTTCTCCACCAGGGCCGAGTCGAACATGTTCCGCATGTGGGGCGCGGACGTCATCAACATGAGCGTCGCTCCGGAGTGCATCCTCGCCAACGAGGCGGGCCTGCCGTACGGAGCCGTGGCCATGAGCACGGACTACGACTGCTGGAAGACCGATGAGGCTCCCGTCACCTGGGAGGAGATTCTCGAAGTCTTCAAGGGCAACGTGGAAAAAGTCACGTCGCTGCTGGTCGAAGTCATTTCCAACATGGATTGA
- a CDS encoding adenine phosphoribosyltransferase, translating into MNLRHYVRDIPDYPKKGITFYDITPILSSPKAFAYVIDQLYDKYKDCGVNKIAAADARGFIFGAPLALKMGVSFVPIRKPGKLPFKNRCVTYDLEYGSDTLCMHVDAIEEGDKVLLIDDLLATGGTAEGMIKLVREAGGDIVGAGFVIQLSFLDGDEVMRAADVKHDFLLEIE; encoded by the coding sequence ATGAATCTACGCCATTATGTTCGGGATATCCCGGATTATCCCAAGAAAGGTATCACTTTTTACGATATAACGCCCATCCTGAGTTCCCCCAAGGCGTTCGCCTATGTCATCGATCAACTCTATGACAAGTATAAGGACTGCGGCGTAAACAAGATCGCGGCCGCCGACGCCCGGGGATTCATATTTGGTGCGCCCCTGGCGCTCAAGATGGGCGTCAGTTTCGTGCCCATCCGCAAACCGGGGAAATTGCCGTTCAAGAACCGTTGCGTCACTTACGACCTCGAATACGGCTCGGACACCCTTTGTATGCATGTGGACGCCATTGAGGAAGGCGACAAAGTCCTGCTCATAGACGACCTGCTCGCCACAGGCGGCACGGCCGAAGGCATGATAAAGCTCGTTCGAGAGGCAGGCGGCGACATTGTGGGAGCGGGCTTCGTCATCCAGCTTTCTTTCCTGGATGGGGACGAGGTCATGCGGGCGGCCGATGTGAAACATGATTTTCTGCTGGAAATTGAATAG
- the rsmA gene encoding 16S rRNA (adenine(1518)-N(6)/adenine(1519)-N(6))-dimethyltransferase RsmA yields the protein MPRQDPPHRAKKSLGQNFLTDPNICRKIVDALAPSADDYIIEIGPGQGALTEHLVETGARRLRALEMDYDLADRLAERWPRLEVVGTDALKFPWEELNGTGPCKIIGNLPYNVGSKLIWDIVSRVETLSRAVFMVQHEVALRLTADPGTKAYGGLTAWVKNYCDTRYLFKVPPTVFRPRPKVDSAVVRFDPFPLEERPLDRERLSGLVKLLFQQRRKQISTILRKHMKPEIEEWFQKEGVSPSLRPENLTPSQFRSLSLIY from the coding sequence ATGCCACGACAAGACCCGCCGCATAGGGCCAAGAAAAGCCTTGGCCAAAACTTCCTGACCGACCCGAACATCTGCCGCAAGATAGTGGACGCCCTGGCGCCTTCCGCGGACGATTATATTATAGAAATAGGGCCTGGGCAGGGCGCGTTGACCGAGCACCTGGTGGAAACCGGCGCCCGCAGGCTGCGCGCGCTGGAAATGGACTACGATTTGGCCGACCGGCTCGCCGAGCGCTGGCCCCGGCTTGAAGTGGTCGGAACGGACGCCCTCAAGTTTCCTTGGGAGGAACTGAACGGAACTGGCCCGTGCAAGATTATCGGGAATCTCCCGTACAACGTCGGCTCCAAGCTCATCTGGGATATCGTCAGCAGGGTGGAGACCCTTTCGAGGGCGGTATTCATGGTGCAGCATGAAGTTGCGTTGCGTCTGACCGCCGACCCCGGCACCAAGGCCTACGGCGGACTGACCGCGTGGGTGAAGAACTATTGCGACACACGGTACCTTTTCAAGGTGCCGCCTACGGTCTTTCGACCGCGGCCCAAAGTCGATTCGGCCGTTGTCCGCTTCGATCCGTTTCCCTTGGAGGAACGTCCGTTGGATCGGGAAAGGCTGTCCGGCCTGGTCAAGCTGCTTTTCCAGCAGCGTCGCAAACAGATTTCGACCATACTGCGGAAGCACATGAAGCCGGAAATTGAAGAATGGTTTCAAAAAGAGGGCGTCAGCCCGTCGTTGCGGCCAGAAAACCTCACTCCGTCGCAATTCCGTTCACTTTCCTTAATATATTAG
- a CDS encoding HU family DNA-binding protein — MTKAELVVKIAEKANLTKANAERALNAFLETVESTLVSEGKLTLTGFGTFVVELRKARVGRNPRTGLELKIPETKVVKFRPGKILKDAIN, encoded by the coding sequence ATGACAAAGGCTGAATTGGTTGTCAAAATCGCGGAAAAGGCCAATCTGACCAAAGCGAACGCCGAGCGCGCGCTGAATGCGTTCTTGGAGACCGTCGAGAGTACTTTGGTTTCCGAAGGCAAGCTTACCCTGACCGGGTTCGGCACCTTCGTTGTGGAGCTCCGCAAAGCCCGCGTGGGCCGCAACCCCCGCACTGGCCTCGAACTCAAGATTCCCGAGACCAAGGTCGTCAAGTTCCGTCCCGGCAAGATCCTCAAGGACGCCATCAACTAG
- the rpsU gene encoding 30S ribosomal protein S21: MPGVYFDDSDNFDISLRRFKKQVEKAGILSELKKRQHYEKPSVQKKKKKAAAKKRLAKKMRKMRSM; encoded by the coding sequence TTGCCCGGAGTGTATTTCGACGATAGCGACAATTTCGACATCTCCCTGCGTCGTTTCAAGAAGCAGGTCGAGAAGGCCGGAATTCTGTCCGAGCTGAAGAAACGTCAGCACTACGAGAAGCCCAGCGTGCAGAAGAAGAAAAAGAAAGCTGCCGCCAAGAAGAGGCTCGCCAAAAAAATGCGCAAAATGCGCAGCATGTAG
- a CDS encoding GatB/YqeY domain-containing protein: protein MSLSKQIDKDYIEAYKAKATVKVAVLRHLKTAIKNRMVEDMVQDLSDEVVLDLIAKQVKQRKDSFDQYSKAGRDDLAQVEAEELAALEVYLPTQLSDEDLSAAIDKAIADLGASSMADMGKVMQVVLGAYKGQVDGKKASGLVKSKLS from the coding sequence ATGAGTCTGTCAAAGCAAATAGACAAAGACTACATTGAGGCCTATAAGGCCAAAGCTACGGTAAAAGTGGCCGTCTTGAGACATCTCAAGACGGCCATTAAAAACCGTATGGTTGAAGATATGGTGCAGGATCTGTCCGACGAGGTCGTCCTTGATCTCATCGCCAAGCAGGTCAAGCAGCGTAAGGATTCCTTCGACCAGTACTCCAAGGCGGGACGGGACGACCTGGCTCAGGTTGAAGCCGAAGAACTCGCCGCCCTCGAGGTTTACCTGCCCACACAGCTCTCCGACGAGGACCTCTCCGCCGCCATCGACAAGGCCATTGCCGACCTTGGAGCATCTTCCATGGCCGATATGGGCAAGGTGATGCAGGTCGTGCTCGGCGCGTACAAGGGACAAGTCGACGGCAAGAAGGCCAGTGGGCTGGTAAAGTCCAAGCTCTCTTGA